The following are from one region of the Actinoplanes sp. L3-i22 genome:
- a CDS encoding LamB/YcsF family protein: MDLNADLGEGFGAWRLGDDDALLDVVTSANVACGFHAGDPSTMHRVCRAAVGRGVAIGAQVGYRDLAGFGRRRIDYEFGELRDDVLYQIGALEAFCRAAGDRVRYVKPHGALYNTAAVDRGQAEAVVAAVLAYDRALPVLCQPGSVLFEVAGAAGLTAVGEGFADRGYLPDGRLVPRSRPDALVHEPAAVVERVTRMAVDGEVVAVDGTVIAVPVRSICLHGDTPGAVELARAVRAGLPVPVRPFSRPDPGE; the protein is encoded by the coding sequence ATTGATCTGAACGCGGACCTCGGCGAGGGCTTCGGCGCCTGGCGACTCGGTGACGACGACGCCCTGCTCGACGTCGTCACCTCGGCGAACGTGGCCTGCGGATTCCACGCCGGCGATCCGTCCACGATGCATCGGGTCTGCCGGGCCGCCGTCGGCAGGGGGGTCGCGATCGGGGCCCAGGTGGGCTATCGGGACCTGGCCGGATTCGGTCGGCGGCGGATCGACTACGAGTTCGGCGAGCTCCGCGACGACGTGCTCTACCAGATCGGGGCCCTTGAGGCGTTCTGCCGGGCGGCCGGCGACCGGGTGCGGTACGTGAAGCCGCACGGCGCCCTCTACAACACCGCGGCCGTCGACCGGGGGCAGGCCGAGGCGGTCGTGGCGGCGGTGCTCGCCTACGACCGGGCGCTTCCGGTGCTCTGCCAGCCCGGGTCGGTGCTGTTCGAGGTGGCCGGGGCGGCCGGGCTCACCGCGGTCGGCGAGGGCTTCGCGGACCGCGGATACCTGCCCGACGGGCGGCTGGTGCCGCGGTCGCGGCCGGACGCGCTGGTGCACGAGCCGGCCGCGGTGGTCGAGCGGGTGACCCGGATGGCCGTCGACGGCGAAGTGGTCGCCGTCGACGGCACGGTGATCGCGGTTCCGGTCCGCTCCATCTGCCTGCACGGGGACACCCCCGGCGCGGTCGAGCTGGCCCGCGCGGTGCGGGCCGGGCTCCCGGTTCCGGTACGGCCGTTCAGCCGTCCAGACCCCGGAGAATGA
- a CDS encoding hemolysin III family protein: MTTSAPFRMKPTDLGKPRLRGRLHQYAFFVALVCGAVLCSIALTRPGIAPFISCLIYSITVCGLFGISALYHRRVWSERGYQIMRRMDHSMIFIFIAGTYTPFCVQLLSKGMAELMLGLVWGGAVGGVALKVIWPNLPRWAGAPLYVALGWVAVGIIPNVLHVGGVTCLVLMLVGGAIYTIGAVFYALRRPNPWPTVFGHHEFFHACTLVAAICHHIAIYFALYA; the protein is encoded by the coding sequence GTGACGACCTCAGCCCCGTTTCGGATGAAGCCGACCGACCTCGGCAAGCCGCGACTCCGCGGCCGGTTGCATCAGTACGCGTTCTTCGTCGCCCTGGTCTGCGGCGCCGTGCTCTGTTCGATCGCGCTGACCCGGCCGGGCATCGCCCCGTTCATCAGCTGCCTGATCTACAGCATCACGGTGTGCGGCCTGTTCGGCATCAGCGCGCTCTACCATCGGCGCGTCTGGAGCGAGCGCGGCTACCAGATCATGCGCCGGATGGATCACTCGATGATCTTCATCTTCATCGCCGGCACGTACACGCCGTTCTGCGTCCAGCTGCTGAGCAAGGGCATGGCCGAGCTGATGCTCGGCCTGGTCTGGGGCGGCGCCGTGGGCGGGGTCGCGCTCAAGGTGATCTGGCCGAACCTGCCCCGCTGGGCCGGCGCGCCGCTCTACGTCGCCCTCGGTTGGGTCGCCGTCGGCATCATCCCGAACGTGCTGCACGTCGGCGGCGTGACCTGCCTGGTCCTGATGCTGGTCGGCGGCGCGATCTACACGATCGGGGCGGTCTTCTACGCCCTGCGCCGGCCGAACCCGTGGCCGACCGTTTTCGGTCACCACGAGTTCTTCCACGCCTGCACGCTGGTGGCCGCGATCTGCCATCACATCGCGATCTACTTCGCGCTTTACGCCTGA
- a CDS encoding alpha-ketoacid dehydrogenase subunit beta, whose translation MMAETITLGKALNHGLRRSLESDPKVVIMGEDVGKLGGVFRITDGLQKDFGEDRVIDTPLAEAGIVGTAVGLAIRGYRPVCEIQFDGFVFPAYNQIVAQVAKMFYRSKGKVRVPMVIRIPFGGGIGAVEHHSESPEAYFAHTPGLKVVSCSNPADAYTMIQQAIASDDPVVFFEPKRRYWEKGEVELDASLAGAYPLHSARVARPGSDATILAYGPMVRVALDAAAAAAEDGRSLEVIDLRTLSPVDYPVIFESVKRTGRAVVVHEAPGSGGLGGELAARISEECFYSLEAPVLRVTGYDIPYPAARSEEEYLPDLDRLLDAVDRSFGW comes from the coding sequence CTGATGGCCGAGACGATCACCCTGGGCAAGGCCCTCAACCACGGCCTGCGCCGCTCGCTGGAGAGCGACCCAAAGGTCGTGATCATGGGTGAGGACGTCGGCAAGCTCGGCGGCGTCTTCCGGATCACCGACGGCCTGCAGAAGGACTTCGGCGAGGACCGGGTCATCGACACCCCGCTGGCCGAGGCCGGCATCGTCGGGACCGCGGTCGGCCTGGCCATCCGGGGTTACCGCCCGGTCTGCGAGATCCAGTTCGACGGGTTCGTCTTCCCCGCTTACAACCAGATCGTCGCCCAGGTGGCGAAGATGTTCTACCGCTCCAAGGGCAAGGTCCGGGTGCCGATGGTCATCCGGATCCCGTTCGGCGGTGGCATCGGCGCGGTCGAGCACCACTCCGAGTCCCCCGAGGCGTACTTCGCGCACACCCCCGGCCTCAAGGTCGTGAGCTGCTCGAACCCGGCCGACGCGTACACGATGATCCAGCAGGCGATCGCGTCCGACGACCCGGTGGTCTTCTTCGAGCCGAAGCGGCGCTACTGGGAGAAGGGCGAGGTCGAGCTCGACGCCTCGCTGGCCGGCGCCTATCCGCTGCACTCGGCCAGGGTGGCGCGGCCCGGGTCCGACGCGACAATTTTGGCGTACGGGCCGATGGTGCGCGTCGCGCTGGACGCCGCGGCCGCCGCGGCGGAGGACGGGCGCAGCCTGGAGGTCATCGACCTGCGCACGCTCTCGCCGGTGGACTACCCGGTCATCTTCGAGTCGGTCAAGCGGACCGGCCGCGCGGTCGTCGTGCACGAGGCGCCCGGCAGCGGCGGCCTGGGCGGCGAGCTCGCGGCCCGGATCAGCGAGGAGTGCTTCTACTCGCTCGAGGCTCCGGTGCTGCGCGTGACGGGGTACGACATTCCGTACCCGGCCGCCCGCTCCGAGGAGGAGTACCTGCCCGACCTGGACCGGCTGCTGGACGCCGTCGACCGTTCCTTCGGCTGGTGA
- a CDS encoding DUF6458 family protein has protein sequence MGIGASIFLLALGAILAFAVNADISGLDISVIGWILMAAGLIGLVTTLWFWNSRRRTVVTRSTAAPVAGTGYTNEYREVRQDDVPPPPPPAYR, from the coding sequence ATGGGCATCGGCGCAAGTATTTTCCTGCTCGCTCTGGGGGCGATCCTGGCGTTCGCCGTCAACGCGGACATCAGCGGCCTCGACATCAGCGTGATCGGCTGGATTCTGATGGCCGCCGGCCTGATCGGACTGGTCACCACGCTCTGGTTCTGGAACAGCCGCCGGCGCACGGTCGTCACCCGTTCGACAGCCGCCCCGGTCGCTGGGACGGGCTACACCAACGAGTACCGCGAGGTGCGCCAGGACGACGTGCCGCCGCCCCCGCCGCCCGCGTACCGCTGA
- a CDS encoding NHL domain-containing thioredoxin family protein: MTSRVRAPELKGRGWLNTGGKALTLADLRGKILLLDFWTFCCINCLHVLDELRPLEEKYGDALVVIGVHSPKFEHERDPKALAAAVERYGVHHPVLDDGDMHVWQQYAAKAWPTLAVVDPTGYLVASMAGEGHAEGLSRLIDELVAKHEADGTLHRGDGPYVPPPAPDGLLRFPGKAIELPGGNLLVSDSARHSVVELSADGESLVHRFGGEERNQPFSEPQGLVLLPPAVAGTAGYDVVVADTVNHQLRGLNLTSGEITLVAGSGRPWRSSVDDHAHDALAADLSSPWDLAWFDGKVIIAMAGIHQLWWFDPIQRTVGVYAGTTVEALRDGPLPDVWMAQPSGLSATEHRLWIADSETSALRWIEDGALHTAVGQGLFDFGHVDGPADTALLQHPLGVAALADGSVLVADTYNGAVRRYDPASNEVSTVDSGLAEPSDILVTSGGDVLVVESAAHRLTRLAPGVVKTVAGERHKTERPPSHLAPGEVTLDVIFTPAPGQKLDSQFGSPLRLTVSASPAELLLDGEGTTTDLSRKLVLNPDVPKGVLQVVAQAATCDVDAEYGACHLTRQDWGVPIVVDPAAPNRLPLILRGLDG; this comes from the coding sequence ATGACTTCTCGCGTGCGTGCCCCCGAGCTCAAGGGTCGCGGCTGGCTCAACACCGGTGGGAAGGCCCTCACTCTGGCCGACCTGCGGGGCAAGATCCTTCTGCTCGACTTCTGGACCTTCTGCTGCATCAACTGTCTGCACGTGCTGGACGAGTTGCGGCCGTTGGAGGAGAAGTACGGTGACGCCCTGGTCGTGATCGGCGTGCACTCCCCGAAGTTCGAGCACGAGCGGGACCCGAAGGCCCTGGCCGCCGCCGTCGAGCGGTACGGCGTGCACCACCCGGTCCTCGACGACGGCGACATGCACGTCTGGCAGCAGTACGCCGCGAAGGCCTGGCCCACCCTGGCCGTGGTCGACCCGACCGGTTATCTGGTCGCCTCGATGGCCGGCGAGGGTCACGCCGAGGGCCTGTCCCGGCTGATCGACGAGCTGGTCGCCAAGCACGAGGCGGACGGCACGCTGCACCGCGGCGACGGGCCGTATGTTCCGCCCCCCGCGCCGGACGGTCTGCTCCGTTTCCCCGGCAAGGCGATCGAGCTGCCCGGCGGGAACCTGCTGGTCTCGGATTCGGCCCGGCACTCGGTCGTCGAGCTGTCCGCGGACGGCGAGTCCCTGGTCCACCGGTTCGGCGGCGAGGAGCGGAATCAGCCGTTCAGCGAGCCGCAGGGCCTGGTCCTGCTGCCCCCGGCGGTGGCCGGGACGGCCGGTTACGACGTGGTCGTCGCCGACACGGTCAACCACCAGCTGCGCGGGCTGAACCTGACGTCCGGCGAGATCACCCTGGTCGCCGGCTCGGGCCGGCCGTGGCGGTCCAGCGTGGACGATCACGCGCACGACGCGCTGGCCGCCGATCTGTCCTCGCCGTGGGATCTGGCCTGGTTCGACGGAAAGGTCATCATCGCGATGGCCGGCATCCACCAGTTGTGGTGGTTCGACCCGATCCAGCGCACGGTCGGCGTCTACGCCGGCACGACGGTCGAGGCGCTGCGCGACGGCCCGCTGCCCGACGTCTGGATGGCCCAGCCGTCCGGCCTGTCGGCCACCGAGCACCGGCTCTGGATCGCCGACAGCGAGACGTCGGCCCTGCGCTGGATCGAGGACGGCGCGCTGCACACCGCGGTCGGTCAGGGCCTGTTCGACTTCGGTCACGTGGACGGCCCGGCCGACACGGCGCTGCTCCAGCACCCGCTCGGTGTCGCCGCGCTGGCGGACGGCTCGGTGCTGGTCGCGGACACGTACAACGGCGCGGTCCGGCGCTACGACCCGGCGTCGAACGAGGTCTCCACGGTGGACTCCGGTCTCGCCGAGCCCAGCGACATCCTGGTCACGAGCGGCGGCGACGTCCTGGTCGTCGAGTCCGCCGCGCACCGGCTCACCCGGCTCGCGCCCGGCGTGGTGAAAACGGTCGCCGGCGAGCGGCACAAGACCGAGCGCCCGCCGTCCCACCTGGCGCCGGGCGAGGTCACGCTCGACGTGATCTTCACGCCCGCCCCCGGGCAGAAGCTGGACAGCCAGTTCGGCTCGCCGCTGCGGCTGACCGTCTCGGCGTCCCCGGCCGAGCTGCTGCTCGACGGCGAGGGCACCACCACCGACCTGTCCCGCAAGCTGGTCCTCAACCCGGACGTGCCGAAGGGCGTGCTGCAGGTGGTCGCCCAGGCCGCGACGTGCGACGTCGACGCCGAGTACGGCGCCTGTCACCTGACCCGGCAGGACTGGGGTGTGCCGATCGTCGTCGACCCGGCCGCGCCGAACCGTCTGCCGCTCATTCTCCGGGGTCTGGACGGCTGA
- a CDS encoding histidine phosphatase family protein: MTLRTLILLRHAKAETPGELPDFDRSLTDRGTSDADAAGAWLADERLHPDLVICSPAKRTRETWQAASVALAQGSPGHGAPEVHYEDQLYYGGRTEVFDLLRAVPETVRTILVVGHNPTMSEVSALLIPDEQWDGAAMEMKTSGLAVHTSEAAWSEAQPKAMRLTRRHTARG; encoded by the coding sequence ATGACCTTGAGGACGCTGATCCTGCTACGCCACGCCAAAGCGGAGACTCCCGGCGAACTACCCGACTTCGACCGGAGTCTGACTGATCGGGGCACATCGGACGCTGATGCGGCCGGCGCCTGGCTGGCGGACGAGCGACTGCACCCCGACCTGGTGATCTGCTCGCCGGCCAAGCGCACCCGGGAGACCTGGCAGGCCGCGTCGGTGGCGCTGGCCCAGGGCAGCCCGGGCCACGGCGCACCCGAGGTGCACTACGAGGACCAGCTCTACTACGGCGGCCGGACCGAGGTGTTCGACCTGCTCCGGGCGGTGCCGGAGACGGTCCGCACGATCCTGGTCGTCGGCCACAACCCGACCATGTCCGAAGTGTCCGCCCTGCTCATCCCGGACGAGCAGTGGGACGGCGCCGCGATGGAGATGAAGACCTCCGGGCTCGCCGTGCACACCAGCGAGGCGGCCTGGTCCGAGGCCCAGCCGAAGGCGATGCGCCTGACACGTCGGCACACCGCCCGCGGCTGA
- a CDS encoding dihydrolipoamide acetyltransferase family protein produces the protein MSRIKEFNLPDLGEGLTEGEILAWLVKVGDTIELNQPIVEVETAKAAVEIPAKWAGVVTRIFHEAGTTVEVGRPIISIDTDPGAGDLPEPSAESLAAVQIAPKEGAVEPGMVGSPAPAAPGVGRTPVLVGYGVREASVKRRPRVSAAAAPVSVVPPAAQAVAPAAPAVAPAATAVPARSGPVLAKPPVRKLARDLGVDLATIPGSGPLGSVTRDDVHQAAEGVAKPAAIPAARPVAVFDAAREQRIPVKGVRKLTAENMVASAFTAPHVTEFLTVDVTRSMKALEKLKARRDFADLRVSPLLLVAKAVLLAVGRHPMVNSSWSASTNEIVVKEYVNLGIAAATERGLIVPNVKDAGRLSLRELAEALNELIRVARSGKTPPSDMAHGTLSITNVGVFGIDTGTPILPPGESAILAFGAIRPTPWVHNGKIKVRQVTTLGLSFDHRIIDGELGSKFLRDIGEFLTDPEAALLAWT, from the coding sequence ATGTCGCGGATAAAGGAATTCAACCTGCCCGACCTGGGCGAGGGCCTGACCGAGGGCGAGATCCTCGCCTGGCTGGTCAAGGTCGGCGACACGATCGAGCTGAACCAGCCGATCGTCGAGGTCGAGACGGCGAAGGCGGCCGTGGAGATCCCGGCGAAGTGGGCCGGCGTCGTGACCCGGATCTTCCACGAGGCGGGCACCACCGTCGAGGTGGGCCGGCCGATCATCTCGATCGACACCGACCCGGGCGCCGGCGACCTGCCGGAGCCGTCGGCCGAGTCGCTGGCCGCGGTCCAGATCGCGCCGAAGGAGGGCGCGGTCGAGCCCGGCATGGTCGGCAGCCCGGCACCCGCGGCGCCCGGCGTCGGCCGCACTCCGGTGCTGGTCGGCTACGGGGTCCGGGAAGCAAGCGTGAAGCGGCGGCCGCGGGTCAGTGCCGCGGCGGCGCCGGTCTCGGTCGTCCCCCCGGCGGCCCAGGCTGTTGCTCCGGCCGCACCCGCTGTTGCGCCGGCGGCGACTGCCGTGCCGGCTCGCAGTGGGCCGGTGCTGGCCAAGCCGCCGGTGCGGAAGCTCGCACGGGACCTGGGTGTGGACCTCGCCACGATTCCGGGGAGTGGGCCGCTGGGGTCGGTGACCCGGGATGACGTACACCAGGCCGCCGAAGGCGTCGCGAAGCCGGCGGCAATCCCGGCAGCTCGACCCGTCGCGGTCTTCGACGCGGCCCGTGAGCAGCGCATCCCGGTCAAGGGGGTGCGCAAACTCACCGCCGAGAACATGGTGGCCTCGGCGTTCACCGCGCCGCACGTCACCGAGTTCCTCACCGTCGACGTCACCCGGAGCATGAAGGCGCTGGAGAAGCTGAAGGCCCGGCGGGACTTCGCCGACCTGCGCGTCTCCCCGCTGCTGCTGGTGGCCAAGGCGGTGCTGCTCGCGGTCGGGCGGCACCCGATGGTCAACTCGTCCTGGTCCGCGTCGACCAACGAGATCGTGGTCAAGGAGTACGTGAACCTCGGGATCGCCGCGGCGACCGAGCGCGGGCTGATCGTGCCGAACGTCAAGGACGCCGGTCGTCTCAGTCTGCGGGAGCTCGCCGAAGCTCTCAACGAGCTGATCCGCGTCGCGCGATCGGGCAAGACGCCGCCGTCGGACATGGCGCACGGCACGCTCTCGATCACCAACGTGGGCGTGTTCGGGATCGACACCGGGACCCCGATCCTGCCCCCGGGCGAGTCGGCGATCCTGGCGTTCGGTGCGATCCGGCCGACCCCGTGGGTGCACAACGGCAAGATCAAGGTGCGCCAGGTCACCACGCTCGGGCTCTCCTTCGATCACCGGATCATCGACGGCGAGCTGGGTTCCAAGTTCCTCCGGGACATCGGTGAGTTCCTGACCGACCCGGAAGCGGCCCTGCTGGCCTGGACCTGA